A genomic stretch from Primulina huaijiensis isolate GDHJ02 chromosome 14, ASM1229523v2, whole genome shotgun sequence includes:
- the LOC140956486 gene encoding uncharacterized protein codes for MNKATLQLQESFKHSENPLPKSKRKVSRRRSLIYLAASFAAFFGFFQIRSLQTLPSFMYQWQEPASNSILSDVHKCQETLKSLSAKLRESVTFLPLKDLRFASSATKGNTWFMSSLHDTHEEGEVQYQHFPSKSSRGKVLCLKGRDKHDGSWNSYALAWPEALPQNATLMKEITFVSYNHYDYSNIWHGLSALMPFVAWHINNRCTVRPRRWILYHWGELRTDMAPWLRTLLAATFNTQIYIETFDGNEFDGNDTDPACLEEAVVMRHNEGGMLREKRMEVYDLMRCHSRTYCNASLEGIPSRTIGMTVFMRNGARSFKNSSAVIRIFGKECKKVEGCRLMVAYSHNLTFCEQVKVMSSTDILISPHGAQLSNMILMDRNSSVMEFFPKGWLELAGMGQFVYHWLASWSGMKHEGAWRDSVGDRCPYPEDDRRCMSLFKNSRIGHNESYFSEWARYVLNEVKMRKTQSQGSIKGTNHASNVCGCS; via the exons ATGAACAAAGCAACTTTACAATTGCAAGAATCCTTCAAACACAGTGAAAATCCTCTACCCAAATCTAAACGCAAAGTGTCGCGAAGACGCTCCTTAATCTATCTTGCTGCCTCATTCGCCGCGTTCTTTGGTTTTTTCCAAATCAGGTCGCTACAAACGTTGCCGAGTTTCATGTACCAGTGGCAAGAACCTGCCTCGAACTCGATTCTTTCGGATGTCCACAAGTGTCAAGAAACATTGAAATCTTTGTCGGCCAAGCTCCGCGAGTCTGTCACGTTTCTCCCGTTAAAGGACTTGCGTTTCGCAAGTTCGGCTACGAAAGGAAACACATGGTTTATGAGTTCTTTGCATGATACACATGAAGAAGGCGAGGTTCAATACCAGCACTTCCCTTCCAAATCGTCGAGAGGTAAGGTTTTATGCCTAAAGGGACGTGACAAGCACGATGGATCGTGGAATTCATACGCGCTTGCTTGGCCCGAAGCCTTGCCTCAGAATGCCACACTAATGAAAGAGATCACCTTCGTTTCATACAACCATTATGACTACTCTAACATATGGCACGGTTTATCTGCGCTAATGCCGTTTGTAGCTTGGCACATCAATAACCGATGCACGGTTCGGCCTAGACGATGGATTTTGTACCATTGGGGTGAACTAAGGACTGATATGGCACCATGGTTGAGAACCCTTTTGGCAGCCACGTTCAATACACAAATTTATATCGAAACTTTTGATGGAAACGAATTTGATGGCAATGATACTGATCCGGCTTGTCTCGAGGAAGCTGTTGTTATGAGGCACAATGAAGGTGGGATGTTAAGAGAGAAGAGAATGGAAGTGTATGATCTAATGAGATGCCACTCTAGGACGTATTGCAATGCCAGCTTGGAGGGGATTCCGTCTCGCACAATCGGGATGACTGTGTTTATGAGGAATGGAGCTAGGTCATTCAAGAATTCATCGGCAGTCATCCGCATATTCGGAAAGGAGTGCAAGAAGGTGGAGGGCTGCAGGTTGATGGTGGCTTATTCACATAACCTTACCTTCTGTGAGCAA GTGAAAGTGATGAGCTCAACTGATATTCTAATATCTCCACATGGCGCTCAACTGTCTAACATGATACTAATGGATAGAAACAGCAGTGTGATGGAGTTTTTTCCTAAGGGGTGGTTGGAGCTAGCCGGAATGGGGCAATTCGTGTACCACTGGCTCGCTAGTTGGTCTGGAATGAAACACGAGGGGGCATGGCGGGACTCGGTAGGAGATCGATGCCCGTATCCCGAGGATGATCGTCGTTGCATGTCATTGTTCAAGAACAGCAGGATTGGTCATAATGAGAGCTATTTCTCGGAGTGGGCTAGATATGTGCTTAATGAGGTGAAGATGAGGAAGACACAATCACAAGGTTCAATCAAGGGTACAAATCATGCTTCGAATGTTTGTGGTTGCAGCTGA
- the LOC140956993 gene encoding dicarboxylate transporter 2.1, chloroplastic-like: protein MESIALLYSPSTASFSRLSATLLRPPPSISSTHIRPLPVLNCPPTASHNLPFLHRRPFNPLLLRKPFGSSLAAPSSSTGVSCPTESEPPSPSPPQGVKLVPFVISISIGLIVRYFVPRPPEVTQQAWQLLSIFLSTIAGLVLSPLPVGAWAFLGLTTSIITKTLSFSAAFSAFTNEVIWLIVISFFFARGFVKTGLGDRIATFFVKCLGKSTLGLSYGLTLSEALIAPAMPSTTARAGGVFLPIIKSLSLAAGSSPGDSSRKKIGSYLVQSQFQSAGNSSALFLTAAAQNLLCLKLAEELGVIIANPWVSWFKAASLPAFVSLLATPLILYKIYPPETKDTPEAPAMAAKKLELMGPVTKNEWVMVGTMLLAVSLWVFGDAIGIASVVAAMIGLSILLLLGVLDWDDCLSEKSAWDTLAWFAVLVGMAGQLTNLGIVSWMSNCVAKSLQSLSLSWPAAFVLLQAAYFLIHYLFASQTGHVGALFSAFLAMHLASGVPGVLSALALAYNTNLFGALTHYSSGQAAVYFGAGYIDLPDVFKFGFIMAIINALIWGVVGTVWWKFLGLY, encoded by the exons ATGGAGAGCATCGCCCTTCTCTACTCTCCATCCACCGCATCCTTCTCCCGCCTCTCCGCCACCCTCCTCCGCCCTCCTCCTTCCATTTCCTCCACCCACATCCGCCCCCTCCCAGTGCTCAATTGTCCACCCACCGCCTCCCACAACCTTCCTTTCCTTCACCGCCGCCCTTTCAATCCCCTCCTCTTGCGTAAACCGTTTGGTAGTTCTCTCGCCGCCCCTTCCTCATCCACCGGCGTTTCATGCCCCACGGAATCAGAGCCACCATCACCTTCTCCGCCTCAAGGAGTCAAGCTCGTCCCTTTCGTGATCTCTATATCTATCGGTTTGATCGTTCGATATTTTGTTCCGAGGCCGCCTGAAGTCACCCAGCAAGCTTGGCAATTGCTCTCAATTTTCCTTTCCACCATCGCCGGACTGGTCCTCAGTCCCCTTCCCGTCGGCGCTTGGGCTTTTCTTGGGCTCACAACTTCCATTATAACCAAAACCCTCTCTTTTTCCGCGGCCTTTTCCGCCTTCACCAATGAAGTCATATGGCTGATTGTCATATCCTTTTTCTTTGCTCGGGGTTTCGTCAAGACAGGCTTAGGTGATAGAATTGCTACGTTTTTTGTAAAATGTTTGGGTAAGAGTACGCTCGGGTTGTCATACGGGTTGACTTTGAGTGAGGCGTTGATTGCTCCGGCAATGCCGAGCACCACGGCAAGGGCGGGGGGCGTTTTCTTGCCAATCATCAAATCATTGTCTTTGGCGGCTGGGAGTAGTCCCGGGGACTCTTCCAGGAAGAAGATTGGTTCTTATTTAGTACAGTCTCAGTTTCAG TCTGCCGGTAACTCTAGTGCTCTTTTCCTAACTGCTGCAGCTCAAAACTTGCTATGCCTTAAACTAGCAGAGGAACTTGGTGTCATAATTGCAAATCCATGGGTTTCTTGGTTCAAGGCTGCTAGTTTACCTGCTTTTGTTTCTCTTCTAGCTACACCTTTGATCTTGTACAAAATTTATCCTCCTGAAACCAAAGACACGCCCGAGGCACCTGCAATGGCCGCAAAGAAATTAGAGCTTATGGGCCCCGTGACTAAAAACGAATGGGTGATGGTTGGTACAATGCTTCTTGCAGTTTCTTTGTGGGTTTTCGG AGATGCTATCGGTATCGCAAGTGTTGTTGCTGCCATGATTGGGTTATCAATTCTCTTATTACTCGGAGTTCTAGATTGGGATGATTGCTTGAGCGAAAAATCCGCTTGGGATACTTTGGCTTGGTTTGCAGTTCTTGTGGGCATGGCTGGCCAGTTGACAAACCTTGGCATTGTAAGCTGGATGTCGAATTGTGTAGCTAAATCCCTCCAATCATTATCATTAAGCTGGCCTGCAGCATTCGTCCTTCTGCAAGCCGCTTATTTCTTGATCCACTACTTATTCGCAAGCCAAACAGGCCACGTTGGAGCACTATTTTCAGCCTTTCTTGCCATGCATCTGGCTTCTGGAGTGCCTGGTGTGCTATCAGCACTGGCACTTGCTTACAACACCAATCTGTTTGGTGCGTTGACACATTATAGCAGTGGTCAGGCAGCTGTATATTTTGGTG CTGGTTACATAGATCTTCCGGACGTCTTCAAATTTGGATTCATCATGGCCATAATCAACGCACTAATCTGGGGTGTCGTAGGGACGGTTTGGTGGAAGTTCTTGGGGTTGTATTGA
- the LOC140956509 gene encoding uncharacterized protein, with amino-acid sequence MIFLFHTQPPMAFRLRKLLNESDVSETTARSCELFCDPTTNRPSGTCPSKCLDLCISNCIDVKFLFPPPPEFAGGYSSPDHTSRLSLFLVITLAILVTCFFLFSCFTIYKFFNLNWRNLSRRRREPPRREEEELGPNDFLDAEQGPVVDHYLWYIRTVGLEPSVISKIAIVKYKKGDGLVEGTDCAICLNEFQEDETLRLLPKCSHAFHIPCIDTWLNSHTNCPVCRAGIVNNIAVIPSEELVVQNSGLAEETSRAGFAEIDREVRRGSEDQAYELRTRIGDENESRDVIGLKLDDAYGGLDEIQPRRRSVSMDSLSASMISDAISINFPAQSNRDSAQELVETKESDIRTAVRTEVSDQRLLTGSSSITRSISCSARLFLSRYSCGTRDSAIRQ; translated from the coding sequence ATGATCTTCTTATTTCACACCCAACCTCCCATGGCGTTTCGCCTCAGAAAATTGCTGAATGAATCCGATGTTTCTGAAACCACCGCCCGATCATGCGAGCTATTCTGCGATCCCACAACAAACAGGCCGTCTGGAACATGCCCATCCAAATGTTTAGATTTATGCATCTCCAATTGTATTGATGTAAAATTTCTGTTCCCACCACCGCCGGAGTTCGCCGGTGGTTATAGCAGCCCGGACCATACCTCCAGGCTGTCTCTTTTTCTCGTCATCACCTTAGCCATCTTGGTCACCTGTTTCTTTCTCTTCTCTTGCTTCACCATCTACAAGTTCTTTAATCTGAACTGGCGCAACTTGAGTAGGAGGAGACGGGAACCACCACGGCGGGAGGAAGAAGAGCTGGGCCCGAATGATTTTCTCGATGCCGAACAAGGGCCCGTGGTGGATCATTACCTCTGGTATATCAGGACCGTGGGTCTCGAGCCATCTGTTATCAGCAAAATTGCGATTGTAAAGTATAAGAAAGGGGATGGCCTCGTTGAAGGCACGGATTGCGCTATTTGTTTGAATGAGTTTCAAGAAGACGAGACTCTTAGATTGTTGCCTAAGTGTAGTCATGCTTTTCATATTCCTTGCATCGATACTTGGCTGAATTCGCACACGAACTGCCCCGTTTGCCGGGCCGGAATTGTGAACAACATAGCCGTAATACCATCAGAGGAACTGGTTGTTCAGAATTCCGGGCTGGCGGAGGAAACTAGCCGGGCTGGATTTGCGGAGATTGACAGGGAAGTCAGGAGAGGATCAGAGGATCAAGCTTACGAGCTGCGGACAAGGATTGGGGACGAGAACGAATCGCGGGATGTAATTGGATTGAAGTTAGATGATGCCTATGGTGGATTAGATGAGATTCAACCAAGAAGAAGATCAGTTTCGATGGATTCGTTATCAGCATCGATGATCAGTGATGCAATCTCCATTAACTTTCCGGCTCAATCTAACAGAGATTCGGCTCAAGAACTGGTTGAAACGAAAGAATCCGACATCAGGACAGCCGTGAGAACGGAAGTATCCGATCAAAGATTGTTGACAGGCTCTTCTTCTATAACAAGATCAATTTCATGTAGTGCGAGATTATTTTTGTCAAGATACTCCTGCGGAACCCGGGATTCGGCCATTCGTCAATGA